TCTTTTCGACGACTTTTCTTGACCCATTGCCGCTCTTTTTGCATCTTCTTGGCAAAGGCCTTGGGCTGAATAATGACCCCTCTGTATTCACAAATAGCCTTGATAAACTCGGCTCCAATAAAAATCAATTGGGCCGAATAATAAACCCAAAGCAAAATAATAATGAGCGAGCCCGTGGCCCCATAGGCACTCACAATACTCGTATGGCTGAGGTAGTAGCCCATCAGTAACTGACCCAACCAAAACAAAATGGCCGAAAATATCGAGCCCCACCAGATGTAGCGCCAACGAAGACGGGCCGCAGGCAAAATCTTATACATCAACATAAAGAAAATCGCAATGATGAGAATAGATACGCCCAAATTGAGAAAGACCAAAAAATTGGAGGTAAAATAGCTTACCGCTGGCGCCAATTGATCGGGCAAATGACTGGCCACCCAATCCTGATGCCCTTTGATATAGGTGCTCAGCCCCAAAATTAGTCCGTTGAGTAAGATAGAAAGGACCAAGAGCCCCCCAATGCTGAGAATCATCCCAAAAGATAAAATCCGATTGATGATCATTTGCACAATCTGCATCTTTCGAGCGACCTCCCTTACCCCAAAAATGGTGTTTAGGGCCTCTTGTAAGGCATAGAATATATG
This genomic interval from Saprospira grandis contains the following:
- a CDS encoding YihY/virulence factor BrkB family protein, which codes for MLRIFRNFFRLYLRPIYLVIQATINSYGQDRVQRMGAALAYYTIFSLPAILIIIIGLVGFFLGEAAVEGRIYDTIVEFVGEAAAEQIQNAVKNIGSPSTNWLATILGLGFLIFLSTHIFYALQEALNTIFGVREVARKMQIVQMIINRILSFGMILSIGGLLVLSILLNGLILGLSTYIKGHQDWVASHLPDQLAPAVSYFTSNFLVFLNLGVSILIIAIFFMLMYKILPAARLRWRYIWWGSIFSAILFWLGQLLMGYYLSHTSIVSAYGATGSLIIILLWVYYSAQLIFIGAEFIKAICEYRGVIIQPKAFAKKMQKERQWVKKSRRKDDKGRVIELYESPLPNELI